The Verrucomicrobiia bacterium genome window below encodes:
- the larE gene encoding ATP-dependent sacrificial sulfur transferase LarE, giving the protein MAQLKLQALRELLRGYGSCLIAYSGGVDSVLLAVVAHQVLGDKMLAVIADSASLPREELAEALELAERFQFPVRVIATDEFNNAEYLANPVNRCYFCKHELFTELAPIAVKEKFAVICYGENASDVGDFRPGAQAAKEFQVRAPLKEAGLTKVEIRELSAELGLPTADKPQMACLSSRIPYGEPVTRVKLGMIEKAEKVLRDLGFYDVRVRHHELGGSVSSFGFLVSSQARDNRQPQAHQLETKNQKPETNTKHLARIEVGPSEIPRLLAGESYGQVAAQLKEIGYAHVTLDLEGYRRGSLNEKVAGAVQTAPH; this is encoded by the coding sequence GTGGCTCAGTTGAAACTACAGGCTTTGCGCGAGTTGCTGCGCGGTTACGGTTCCTGCCTCATCGCCTATTCCGGCGGGGTGGATTCCGTGCTTCTCGCCGTGGTGGCGCATCAGGTGCTGGGGGACAAGATGCTGGCGGTGATCGCGGATTCCGCGAGTCTGCCGCGTGAGGAGCTGGCGGAGGCCTTGGAGCTGGCGGAGCGTTTTCAATTTCCCGTGCGGGTCATCGCCACGGATGAATTCAACAATGCGGAGTATCTGGCGAACCCGGTGAACCGTTGCTACTTCTGCAAGCACGAGCTGTTCACGGAGCTGGCACCGATCGCGGTGAAGGAAAAATTCGCGGTGATCTGCTACGGCGAGAATGCGAGCGATGTGGGAGATTTCCGTCCGGGTGCGCAGGCGGCGAAGGAGTTTCAAGTGCGTGCGCCATTGAAAGAAGCCGGATTGACGAAAGTGGAGATTCGCGAGCTTTCAGCAGAGCTAGGCCTGCCCACGGCGGATAAACCGCAAATGGCGTGTCTCAGCTCGCGCATCCCTTATGGTGAACCGGTCACGCGGGTGAAGCTGGGGATGATCGAGAAAGCGGAGAAAGTTTTACGCGATCTGGGTTTCTACGATGTGCGGGTGAGGCATCATGAGTTGGGGGGAAGTGTTTCGAGTTTTGGGTTTCTGGTTTCGAGTCAAGCGAGAGACAACCGGCAACCGCAAGCCCACCAACTAGAAACTAAAAACCAGAAACCAGAAACGAATACGAAGCACCTTGCGCGTATCGAGGTAGGTCCGAGTGAGATCCCGAGATTGCTGGCGGGTGAGTCTTATGGGCAGGTGGCGGCGCAGTTGAAGGAGATCGGGTATGCGCATGTCACGCTGGACCTGGAGGGGTATCGGCGCGGGAGTTTGAATGAGAAGGTGGCTGGCGCAGTGCAAACTGCGCCCCACTGA
- a CDS encoding TIGR00266 family protein, with protein sequence MRNDHSEYQYKLAGKPDFSYLTVTIPAGQTLKVESGSMATMDTNLRMKTKMKGGLTRFLTGESLFINEFSAENGPGEIGIAPGSPGDMEHIYLENDIIYLQSAAFVAATMGVNIESKWQGLVKGFFSGESLFLARCSGVGDLWFNTYGAMMEIEVDGNYVVDTGHIVAFTDGLEYSVGKVGGYKSLFFSGEGLVCKFSGKGRLWLQTRQLGAFASWVYPFRPVKSQGGGD encoded by the coding sequence ATGCGCAACGATCATTCTGAATACCAATACAAGCTCGCAGGCAAGCCGGACTTCAGTTACCTGACGGTCACGATCCCGGCGGGACAGACGCTCAAGGTGGAGTCGGGCTCCATGGCCACCATGGACACGAACCTTCGCATGAAGACGAAGATGAAGGGCGGCCTCACACGCTTCCTCACGGGTGAATCCCTCTTCATCAACGAGTTTTCGGCAGAGAACGGTCCGGGTGAGATCGGCATCGCTCCGGGTTCACCGGGTGACATGGAGCACATTTACCTGGAGAACGACATCATCTATCTGCAAAGCGCGGCTTTTGTGGCAGCGACGATGGGTGTGAACATCGAGTCGAAATGGCAGGGGTTGGTGAAGGGATTCTTCTCCGGTGAATCGCTGTTCCTCGCGCGTTGCTCGGGTGTGGGTGATCTATGGTTCAACACGTACGGAGCGATGATGGAGATCGAGGTGGATGGCAATTACGTGGTGGATACCGGTCATATCGTGGCGTTCACGGACGGGCTGGAATACAGCGTGGGGAAGGTCGGCGGTTACAAATCGCTGTTCTTCTCCGGTGAAGGGCTCGTGTGCAAATTCTCAGGCAAGGGACGGCTGTGGTTGCAGACGCGTCAACTCGGGGCGTTTGCAAGCTGGGTGTATCCGTTCCGCCCGGTGAAATCGCAGGGCGGCGGGGATTAG
- a CDS encoding TIGR00266 family protein yields the protein MHIDLIFQPGNSAARVALGPNESITAEGGAMIAMSGDMAIETSTKKRGGGGGILSGLKRMLSGESFFMNHFTAGSNGGELFLATTLPGDMMQLDLQGETIIVQSGSFVACSDGVDIDLGWQGFKSLLSGESVFWLKISGTGKVILSSFGAIYPQQVNGEYIVDSGHIVSFDETLQFKITKPGKSWLNAIMGGEGLVCKFEGQGTVWCQSHNPSSFGWELGSLLKPRN from the coding sequence ATGCATATCGATCTGATTTTCCAACCGGGCAATTCGGCGGCGCGCGTGGCGCTGGGACCGAACGAATCCATCACTGCGGAAGGCGGCGCGATGATCGCGATGAGTGGCGACATGGCGATCGAGACCAGCACGAAGAAGCGCGGCGGAGGCGGAGGCATCCTCAGCGGTTTGAAGCGCATGCTCTCCGGTGAATCGTTCTTCATGAACCATTTCACCGCCGGATCAAACGGCGGCGAATTGTTCCTGGCCACAACGTTGCCGGGTGACATGATGCAACTGGACCTGCAAGGCGAGACGATCATCGTGCAGAGCGGTTCGTTCGTGGCATGCTCAGACGGGGTGGACATCGACCTCGGCTGGCAGGGCTTCAAGTCGTTGCTCTCGGGTGAAAGCGTGTTCTGGTTGAAGATCTCGGGCACGGGCAAGGTCATCCTCAGCTCCTTCGGTGCGATCTATCCGCAGCAGGTGAACGGGGAATACATCGTGGATTCCGGTCACATCGTTTCGTTTGACGAGACGTTGCAATTCAAGATCACGAAGCCGGGCAAGAGCTGGCTCAACGCCATTATGGGCGGTGAAGGGCTCGTGTGCAAATTCGAGGGGCAAGGCACGGTCTGGTGCCAGTCGCATAATCCGTCCAGCTTCGGCTGGGAACTGGGTTCGCTGTTGAAACCGCGCAACTAA
- a CDS encoding TIGR00266 family protein: protein MKGAPSFAHLHVLLEPGESIIAEADAMSSMSANLDMMTKFNGGFFSGLCKRFLGGESLFVNEFINNTGEVCKVTLVQATPGNMREVDLNGETLCLQPGAYICSTPGIKLGLKWAGFASFIAREGLFKLTISGVGKAWIGAYGELLEKEVEGEYIVDTAHLVSYEPQLKLKVQLAGGIFSSFFGGEGLVTRIQGTGKIVIQTRSLTGLASWLNPRII from the coding sequence ATGAAAGGTGCACCCTCCTTTGCACATCTGCATGTGCTACTGGAGCCGGGGGAAAGCATCATCGCGGAGGCGGATGCGATGTCCAGCATGTCGGCCAATCTGGACATGATGACGAAATTCAACGGCGGATTCTTTTCAGGATTGTGCAAGCGGTTCCTGGGTGGTGAATCGCTGTTCGTGAACGAATTCATCAACAACACGGGCGAGGTCTGCAAGGTGACGCTGGTGCAGGCCACGCCGGGCAACATGCGCGAGGTGGATCTGAACGGTGAGACGCTGTGCCTGCAACCGGGTGCTTACATCTGCTCCACCCCGGGCATCAAGCTGGGGTTGAAGTGGGCGGGTTTTGCCTCGTTCATCGCACGGGAAGGTCTTTTCAAACTGACCATCTCTGGCGTGGGCAAGGCATGGATCGGTGCTTACGGTGAATTGCTGGAGAAAGAAGTGGAAGGCGAGTACATCGTGGATACCGCGCATCTGGTCAGTTACGAGCCGCAATTGAAACTGAAGGTGCAGCTTGCGGGCGGCATCTTCTCGAGCTTCTTCGGCGGTGAGGGGCTGGTGACGCGCATCCAGGGCACCGGCAAGATCGTCATCCAGACGCGCAGCCTTACAGGTCTGGCGAGCTGGCTCAACCCGCGCATCATCTAA
- a CDS encoding M48 family metallopeptidase, translating into MSQEAHNLGGGGGVPVGAVVARTYEGGAFHPAFPNGRGGGVITVGSLAIRFTGKAGDLEMPIAGLNITLGGASDRILFFKHPSMPDTALHTADHNILKETAINENPAFKEQLTKVQGKKSFNLAVWLSVVGVVLALVVGLFAARDPMVNAVTNQIPPEWEVKLGETVFESMTAANPPIEDPVLAKHLEALTGPLLKGIGEQPYPFKFHIVEEPTINAFALPGGHVVIHSELILKAKSPEEVAGVLAHEIAHVTNRHSVRNIVKSTGTYFLFQFLFGDVGDLVGVFTSKARYLLNQKHSRDHEREADDMGWEYLVKADVNPRGMISFFETLAKEHEAMHEVQEALAFMSTHPATSERIARLEEKAKGLPKDKKYPGFDLNFEAFQNSLRAKLKTGGEKTEAKSTNAEEKPATNPGGKQ; encoded by the coding sequence ATGAGCCAGGAGGCACACAATCTAGGCGGTGGTGGCGGGGTTCCAGTGGGAGCGGTGGTGGCGCGCACGTATGAAGGGGGCGCGTTTCATCCGGCGTTTCCGAATGGGCGCGGCGGTGGCGTAATTACGGTGGGTTCTCTTGCCATCCGGTTCACAGGGAAGGCGGGTGATCTGGAGATGCCGATCGCGGGATTGAACATCACGCTGGGCGGGGCTTCTGACCGGATACTTTTCTTCAAGCATCCTTCAATGCCGGACACGGCGTTGCACACGGCGGATCACAACATTCTCAAAGAGACGGCGATCAATGAGAATCCGGCTTTCAAGGAACAGTTAACGAAGGTGCAGGGGAAGAAGAGTTTTAATCTCGCGGTGTGGTTGAGCGTGGTGGGTGTGGTGCTGGCGCTGGTGGTAGGATTGTTCGCGGCGCGTGATCCGATGGTGAACGCGGTGACGAACCAGATTCCGCCGGAATGGGAGGTGAAGCTGGGCGAGACGGTATTCGAGTCCATGACTGCGGCCAATCCGCCGATCGAGGATCCAGTGCTGGCGAAGCATCTGGAGGCGTTGACGGGGCCGTTGCTTAAGGGCATCGGGGAGCAGCCGTATCCGTTCAAGTTCCACATCGTGGAAGAGCCGACGATCAATGCGTTCGCGCTGCCGGGCGGGCATGTGGTGATCCATAGCGAGCTGATCCTCAAGGCGAAATCGCCGGAAGAAGTGGCGGGGGTACTGGCGCATGAGATCGCGCATGTAACGAACCGGCATTCCGTGCGAAACATCGTGAAATCCACGGGGACGTATTTCCTTTTCCAGTTCCTTTTCGGTGATGTGGGCGATCTGGTGGGCGTGTTCACGTCCAAGGCGCGTTATCTCCTGAACCAGAAGCATTCGCGCGATCATGAGCGGGAGGCGGATGACATGGGCTGGGAGTATCTGGTGAAGGCGGATGTGAACCCGCGCGGGATGATCAGTTTTTTTGAGACACTGGCGAAGGAGCACGAGGCGATGCATGAGGTGCAGGAGGCTCTGGCCTTCATGAGCACGCATCCGGCCACGAGCGAACGCATCGCCCGGCTGGAGGAGAAGGCGAAGGGTTTGCCAAAGGACAAGAAGTATCCCGGATTCGATTTGAATTTCGAGGCGTTCCAAAATAGCCTGCGCGCCAAGCTCAAAACAGGCGGCGAAAAGACCGAGGCAAAATCAACCAACGCTGAAGAAAAACCAGCGACCAACCCAGGGGGAAAACAATGA
- a CDS encoding sigma-54 dependent transcriptional regulator: MPVEKIIVLEDDLIVRKNLEQQLRQRRYDVAAVGTIAAAKELLAKDNFDLIFSDVRLPDGEGTDFLREIQTRAQKPLVVIMTGFGSVESAVSCMRDGAFDYLIKPFSWDQIEFILKKADDFSRLVRVNQYLSHEEDEDTGYELLGRSPAMEQLRQLIRKVARTQATVLIRGESGTGKELVARAIYRESPRANAPFIKVNCAAIPDNLIESEFFGHEKGAFTGAMTKREGRFELAHTGTILLDEISEISPQVQAKLLRVLQERELERVGGNRTVKVDVRVLATSNRHLEESVERKEFRQDLYFRLNVVPIAVPPLRERREDVHFLAEQFLHRFNRKHGSRAAGISAACQTALTAHDWPGNVRELQNVIERAVILCEDNEPLRPEHLGFSGAAINELPPTSSSGSSAMTAAVPNASGELPTLAEIEKQHILRVLEASEGNRTHAARKLDISIRTLRNKLNEYGVSGKDDAETGE, encoded by the coding sequence ATGCCCGTCGAGAAAATCATCGTGCTGGAGGACGATCTGATCGTCCGCAAGAATCTGGAGCAACAACTCCGCCAGCGCCGTTATGATGTCGCCGCCGTAGGCACCATCGCCGCCGCGAAGGAATTGCTGGCGAAAGATAACTTCGACCTCATCTTCTCCGACGTCCGCCTGCCCGATGGTGAAGGCACCGATTTCTTGCGTGAGATCCAGACCCGCGCCCAGAAACCGCTCGTCGTCATCATGACCGGTTTCGGCTCGGTGGAATCCGCCGTGAGCTGCATGCGGGATGGCGCGTTCGATTACCTCATCAAGCCTTTCTCCTGGGATCAGATCGAGTTCATCCTCAAAAAAGCGGATGATTTCAGCCGTCTCGTCCGGGTGAATCAGTATCTCAGCCATGAAGAGGACGAGGATACGGGTTACGAACTGCTCGGTCGCAGCCCGGCTATGGAGCAGCTCCGTCAGCTTATCCGTAAAGTCGCCCGCACCCAGGCTACTGTGCTGATCCGTGGCGAAAGCGGCACCGGCAAGGAACTCGTTGCCCGCGCCATCTACCGTGAAAGCCCGCGTGCGAATGCCCCTTTCATCAAGGTGAACTGCGCTGCCATCCCGGATAATTTGATCGAGAGCGAATTCTTCGGCCACGAAAAGGGCGCCTTCACCGGAGCCATGACCAAGCGCGAAGGCCGCTTCGAGCTGGCCCATACCGGTACCATCTTGCTCGATGAGATCAGCGAGATCTCGCCGCAAGTGCAGGCCAAGCTCCTGCGCGTCCTCCAAGAGCGTGAACTGGAACGCGTCGGCGGTAATCGCACCGTGAAAGTGGATGTCCGCGTGCTCGCCACCTCGAACCGTCACTTGGAAGAAAGCGTGGAGCGTAAAGAATTTCGGCAGGACCTTTACTTCCGCCTGAACGTCGTGCCCATCGCCGTGCCGCCTTTGCGTGAACGCCGTGAAGACGTCCATTTCCTCGCTGAACAATTTTTGCACCGCTTCAACCGCAAGCACGGCAGCCGCGCCGCCGGTATTTCAGCCGCGTGCCAGACTGCACTGACCGCTCACGATTGGCCGGGCAACGTCCGTGAATTGCAGAACGTCATCGAACGCGCCGTCATCCTGTGTGAAGACAATGAACCACTTCGCCCAGAGCATCTTGGCTTCTCCGGTGCCGCCATCAACGAACTGCCGCCAACCTCCAGCAGCGGTTCATCCGCCATGACAGCCGCAGTTCCGAACGCTAGCGGTGAGCTACCCACGCTCGCCGAGATCGAGAAGCAACATATTTTGCGCGTCTTGGAAGCCAGCGAAGGCAATCGCACCCACGCCGCCCGCAAGCTCGACATCAGCATCCGTACTCTGCGCAACAAACTGAACGAATACGGCGTTTCCGGCAAAGATGATGCTGAGACGGGCGAGTAG
- a CDS encoding tetratricopeptide repeat protein — MLCVICLSASVGIAVGEEAPKPHHSENHAEPKPAALAPPAAVMNVAAKTTDAKLVADLPVSANLHASAQPRLNPTEEYETQLNLGRNLRQEKDWQQAEQVLGKLAQSLAPISLKRDALIELGLIAEESQNLVRAQQVYAQFLAMFPDDPVGPEIYLRQGLIYRQMGAPNMALGKFYAVMSMALNLKQDNLQHYQYLVLRAQTEIADTYYLRGSYQEAADFFKRLLKLQDESLNKPQIAGKLIRTLSALQRNEETVAQANLFLESYPESADIAEIRFLLADTLRRLGRNNEATTQVMTLLSGQQSQAGAQPELWRYWQQRTGNEIGNQLYKNGDYLNALEIYSRLTELDSSPVWQAPLFYQIGLANEKLEQSARAANAYQKVLDVSTALGTNATPAVNLVVDMSRWRLGQIKWSTNSTLRAASITTNISATATSPVTQ; from the coding sequence ATGCTTTGCGTGATATGCCTGTCAGCATCCGTCGGAATCGCCGTAGGTGAAGAGGCGCCCAAACCCCACCATTCGGAGAATCATGCCGAACCCAAACCGGCCGCTCTTGCGCCACCCGCAGCCGTCATGAACGTCGCGGCGAAAACGACTGATGCCAAGCTCGTCGCGGATCTCCCCGTTTCCGCCAACCTTCATGCCTCAGCCCAGCCCAGACTGAATCCGACGGAAGAATACGAAACGCAGTTGAATCTGGGGCGCAATCTGCGGCAGGAAAAAGACTGGCAGCAGGCGGAGCAGGTGTTGGGGAAGCTGGCGCAAAGCCTGGCCCCTATCAGTTTAAAAAGGGATGCCCTTATCGAATTGGGGTTGATCGCCGAGGAAAGTCAGAACCTCGTCCGTGCCCAACAGGTCTACGCCCAATTTCTGGCGATGTTCCCGGATGATCCCGTCGGCCCGGAGATTTATCTCCGCCAAGGCCTGATTTACCGGCAGATGGGCGCTCCAAATATGGCCTTGGGCAAGTTTTACGCCGTGATGAGCATGGCGCTGAATTTGAAGCAGGACAATCTCCAGCACTATCAATACTTGGTCTTGCGCGCCCAGACGGAGATCGCCGATACTTATTATCTCCGGGGAAGCTATCAGGAAGCGGCCGATTTCTTTAAGCGTCTGCTCAAACTTCAGGATGAATCCCTGAACAAACCGCAGATCGCCGGCAAACTCATCCGCACGCTCTCCGCCTTGCAGCGCAACGAAGAGACCGTCGCCCAGGCGAATCTCTTCCTCGAAAGTTACCCTGAATCTGCTGACATCGCCGAGATCCGCTTCCTTCTGGCCGACACACTGCGCCGACTGGGCCGCAACAACGAGGCCACCACACAGGTGATGACCTTGCTCTCAGGCCAGCAATCGCAAGCCGGGGCGCAACCCGAGCTCTGGCGCTACTGGCAGCAACGCACCGGCAATGAGATCGGCAACCAGCTCTACAAGAATGGCGATTACCTCAACGCCTTGGAGATTTATTCGCGTTTGACGGAGTTGGATTCGTCTCCTGTTTGGCAGGCGCCGCTCTTCTATCAGATCGGTCTGGCCAATGAAAAGCTGGAGCAATCCGCGCGCGCGGCGAATGCTTATCAAAAAGTTTTGGATGTCTCCACCGCCTTGGGTACGAACGCCACCCCGGCAGTGAACCTGGTGGTGGATATGTCACGCTGGCGCCTCGGGCAGATCAAGTGGTCCACCAATTCCACTCTGCGCGCCGCCAGCATCACCACGAATATCTCGGCCACGGCCACCTCTCCAGTCACCCAATGA
- a CDS encoding response regulator, whose protein sequence is MKPKILTVDDSKTIRLIVGKAFKPFDCDIFEASNGVEGLAVASREKPDLIILDLTMPIMDGAEMLAKLKSSPELKNIPVIMLTAEAGRENVLRIARMGVRDYLIKPFKEEQLIERSSRVIDLKPKGGTAARAKRFDDPISLLIVDDKPAILDQIRGGLSDIPWNIQGRSQTGEAIDFCSQNNPDVILVSLSLPDNGGFTLFQMLRASTKTKSVPVFGLCVKTASDEQVRAQQAGFTGLITKPIDFDDLKGKLGRALNLDTSYRYFEQKDGVLVLKFPGTFTPNAANEITLHLRNKVSEAVDAGIDKLVLDMSALKTADVNLIRLGLSAMQLCHELSLKQRIVGSEAVCNECGNYEETKDWAFVATYQDALNALNNVSLAAA, encoded by the coding sequence ATGAAGCCGAAAATCCTCACCGTAGATGACAGCAAGACGATCCGCCTGATCGTGGGCAAGGCGTTCAAGCCCTTTGACTGCGATATCTTCGAAGCCTCCAACGGCGTCGAGGGTCTGGCCGTGGCCAGCCGCGAGAAGCCTGATCTCATCATCCTCGACCTCACCATGCCGATCATGGACGGCGCGGAGATGCTCGCGAAGCTCAAGTCCAGCCCCGAGCTGAAGAACATCCCCGTCATCATGCTGACTGCCGAGGCAGGCCGTGAGAACGTACTTCGCATCGCCCGCATGGGCGTGCGGGATTATCTTATCAAGCCCTTCAAAGAAGAGCAGTTGATCGAGCGGTCCAGCCGTGTCATCGATTTGAAGCCCAAGGGTGGCACTGCTGCCCGCGCCAAGCGCTTCGATGATCCCATCAGCCTACTTATCGTGGACGACAAGCCTGCCATTCTCGACCAGATCCGTGGCGGTCTTTCCGATATCCCCTGGAATATCCAAGGCCGTTCCCAGACCGGCGAAGCGATCGACTTTTGCAGCCAGAACAACCCGGACGTGATCCTCGTAAGCCTGTCCTTGCCTGATAACGGCGGTTTCACGCTGTTCCAGATGTTGCGTGCCAGCACCAAGACCAAGAGTGTGCCGGTCTTCGGTCTCTGCGTGAAAACTGCTTCTGATGAACAGGTTCGCGCCCAGCAGGCCGGCTTCACCGGACTCATCACCAAGCCTATCGATTTCGATGACTTGAAGGGCAAGCTCGGTCGGGCGCTGAATCTTGACACTTCTTACCGTTACTTCGAACAGAAGGATGGTGTGCTCGTGCTCAAGTTCCCCGGCACCTTCACCCCGAACGCCGCGAACGAGATCACCCTGCATCTGCGCAACAAGGTTTCCGAAGCTGTGGATGCCGGCATCGACAAGCTCGTTCTGGACATGAGCGCACTGAAGACGGCCGATGTGAACCTCATCCGGCTTGGCCTCTCCGCCATGCAGCTTTGCCATGAGCTTTCGTTGAAGCAACGCATCGTCGGTTCTGAAGCGGTCTGCAACGAATGCGGCAACTACGAGGAGACGAAGGACTGGGCGTTTGTCGCGACTTATCAGGACGCATTGAATGCCTTGAACAACGTCTCACTCGCTGCAGCCTGA
- a CDS encoding chemotaxis protein CheX produces MIEDIEQLIGTAVSEVFGTMLNLPVAPEPKDTPIKNGEPHVASSVGFIGRLTGVVFLYSTNSFAKCMTSKLLGLEEHEVDGDEMVNDAMGELANMVVGNIKSRLSDRGMPCVLTIPSIVRGQHLSIEPVSSTQRRVFSFQSHKNQLVVELLLKDVTSAEQASRLN; encoded by the coding sequence ATGATTGAGGATATCGAGCAACTCATCGGGACAGCGGTCAGCGAGGTGTTTGGCACCATGCTGAACCTGCCAGTGGCGCCAGAGCCGAAGGACACGCCCATCAAGAATGGTGAACCCCACGTGGCCAGCTCCGTCGGATTTATCGGACGCCTTACCGGCGTCGTGTTTCTTTACTCGACCAACAGCTTCGCCAAGTGCATGACCAGCAAACTTTTAGGACTTGAAGAGCACGAGGTGGATGGTGATGAAATGGTTAACGACGCCATGGGCGAACTTGCCAACATGGTCGTCGGCAACATCAAGTCCCGCCTGTCCGATCGCGGCATGCCTTGCGTGCTCACCATTCCTTCAATCGTGCGTGGCCAGCACTTGAGCATCGAGCCCGTCAGCTCCACCCAGCGCCGTGTATTCAGTTTCCAATCTCACAAGAACCAGCTCGTCGTGGAGCTTCTTTTGAAAGATGTGACCTCTGCGGAACAAGCCTCCCGTTTAAACTAA
- a CDS encoding HDOD domain-containing protein, whose translation MSAQVLAAAAAIQCRPLTVAEIESRLAGCARLPSLRSIDSALRELLSADQRYTQQISEVIRRDPSLTARLLRLVNSVYYGLTSPVKSIEEAVFYLGVRQIRQLAMVTPVIEDFQKLAGKTPFGWRKFWQHCIGTAIITGEVTNLAATTQDEMSYVAGLVHDVGVIVMSSAFPDHFRLIYCGSQPLLDDRRPLEREILGIDHAELGALYLQQHRLPEAMVESARFHHEPEMAQNYQVTVAAVQIADGIAHDAGLDVSEAPDRDAWKRLSGWQILLPDRSEEETSLAYAQLQRSQERLPKILEGIV comes from the coding sequence ATGAGTGCCCAAGTGCTTGCCGCAGCCGCAGCCATCCAGTGCCGTCCGTTGACCGTCGCCGAGATCGAAAGCCGGCTCGCCGGCTGTGCCCGCCTGCCGTCCCTGCGCAGCATCGACAGCGCGCTCCGCGAACTGCTGAGCGCCGACCAGCGCTACACACAGCAAATCTCCGAAGTCATCCGCCGCGATCCGAGTTTGACAGCCCGGTTGTTGCGTTTGGTAAATTCGGTCTATTACGGGCTCACTTCGCCGGTTAAGAGCATCGAGGAAGCCGTTTTTTATCTGGGTGTGCGGCAGATCCGGCAACTGGCGATGGTGACGCCAGTGATCGAGGATTTTCAGAAGCTGGCAGGCAAGACGCCGTTTGGATGGCGCAAGTTCTGGCAGCATTGCATCGGCACGGCGATCATCACAGGTGAAGTGACGAACCTCGCGGCCACGACTCAGGATGAGATGAGCTATGTGGCGGGTTTGGTTCATGATGTGGGTGTGATCGTGATGTCTTCGGCGTTTCCGGACCATTTCCGCCTGATTTATTGCGGTTCGCAGCCTTTGCTGGATGACCGGAGGCCCTTGGAGCGGGAGATTCTGGGCATCGACCATGCGGAACTCGGGGCTTTGTATTTGCAACAACACCGGTTGCCTGAGGCGATGGTGGAGAGCGCGCGTTTTCATCATGAGCCGGAGATGGCGCAGAATTACCAGGTGACCGTAGCGGCGGTGCAGATCGCGGATGGCATCGCGCATGACGCGGGCCTGGATGTGAGCGAGGCACCGGATCGGGATGCATGGAAGAGATTGAGCGGGTGGCAGATCTTGCTGCCGGATCGTTCGGAGGAAGAGACTTCTCTGGCGTATGCGCAATTGCAGCGGAGTCAAGAACGGTTGCCGAAGATATTGGAAGGCATTGTCTGA
- the rpsP gene encoding 30S ribosomal protein S16: MAVTIRLKRIGAKNHPFYRVVVADQRSPRDGKFIEEIGTYNPSQKENNVTVKLDRADYWISKGAQPSDTVASFLRKARRATTAAA; encoded by the coding sequence ATGGCAGTTACAATTCGCTTAAAGCGTATCGGTGCGAAGAACCACCCGTTCTATCGCGTGGTGGTTGCTGACCAACGCAGCCCGCGTGACGGCAAGTTCATCGAAGAGATCGGAACTTACAATCCTTCCCAGAAGGAGAACAACGTGACGGTCAAGCTGGATCGTGCAGACTACTGGATCAGCAAGGGTGCGCAACCCTCTGACACGGTGGCGAGCTTCCTGCGCAAGGCGCGTCGCGCCACGACCGCTGCGGCCTAA
- a CDS encoding KH domain-containing protein — protein sequence MQAFLEYLVKGLVDRPEEVTVTPVEQNGATVYELRLNQADVGKVIGKQGSTIQAIRALLQVGSAKKGLRCSVEIVEDNKRSE from the coding sequence ATGCAAGCCTTTCTCGAATACTTGGTGAAGGGTCTCGTGGATCGACCGGAAGAAGTCACGGTGACTCCGGTCGAGCAAAACGGGGCAACGGTATATGAACTGCGCCTGAACCAGGCCGATGTCGGCAAGGTCATAGGCAAGCAGGGCTCCACCATCCAGGCCATCCGCGCATTGTTGCAGGTGGGCAGTGCCAAGAAAGGCCTGCGTTGCTCGGTGGAGATCGTGGAAGATAACAAACGGTCGGAATAA